The following proteins are encoded in a genomic region of Lactiplantibacillus plantarum:
- a CDS encoding DUF975 family protein yields the protein MIQKTRAELKTEIKQLFKGRWKDAILLCIIISLLTIFGVMANYSDRVSSGSSTTDDTAFKQLGTLTGSDISLILAVIAGFLLVQVGVWLVVQIFRIGTSYAMLDWVRQPERQIHPVSDSTVGFTKRYGWALVGLIIYKTVLIFLWSLLLVVPGIIKAYAYSQTFYAYKDLLAATPAGQARPRYRDAVTRSRQLMHGHKWQLFVLHLSFLGWELLSILTAGIGQLWLVPYIYGVLANYYDNLQAIN from the coding sequence ATGATTCAAAAAACGAGGGCCGAACTTAAAACCGAAATTAAGCAACTCTTTAAGGGGCGTTGGAAAGATGCCATCTTATTATGTATTATTATTAGCTTATTAACGATTTTCGGGGTGATGGCCAATTATTCAGATCGCGTGTCGTCGGGCAGTTCCACGACTGACGACACGGCTTTTAAGCAGTTGGGGACCCTGACTGGTTCTGATATATCGTTGATTTTAGCTGTAATAGCTGGGTTTTTACTGGTTCAAGTTGGTGTCTGGCTGGTCGTTCAAATCTTTCGGATTGGGACGAGTTATGCGATGTTGGACTGGGTCCGACAACCAGAACGCCAGATCCATCCGGTCAGTGACTCAACGGTCGGGTTCACGAAACGTTATGGGTGGGCACTGGTCGGTCTGATTATTTATAAAACTGTGCTTATCTTCCTATGGAGCCTGCTATTGGTGGTTCCGGGTATTATTAAGGCGTACGCTTATTCACAGACTTTTTATGCGTATAAGGACTTGTTAGCTGCAACACCTGCTGGTCAAGCACGGCCACGCTATCGTGATGCGGTCACCCGTAGCCGGCAGTTGATGCACGGGCACAAGTGGCAGTTATTCGTGTTGCATTTAAGCTTTTTGGGCTGGGAACTTCTCAGTATCTTAACGGCTGGAATCGGCCAGTTATGGTTGGTACCATATATTTATGGTGTACTTGCCAACTATTATGATAATTTACAAGCAATTAATTAA
- a CDS encoding DUF368 domain-containing protein, which produces MPTKTTDTFWKRFFKGVVIALGFILPGVSGGVLAAILGIYERLLGFMAHFRRNFKRDFWYFVPVGLGGIVGIALLSAPLEYLLAHAQVIVLWGFAGAIIGTLPALMKTATSRAPRDWLDGVWFFGTFIISAGLLYFMSELFGTLPANFGGFIVAGALIALGVLVPGLSPSNLLLILGLFTPMLTGFKRLDIVGVYLPIAIGGILAMALFSKLMDHLLVKFHSRVYHFILGIVLASTMLILIPNPYAAESISYAHATLSTYLFSAIALAVGIALGYWMSALESKYK; this is translated from the coding sequence ATGCCAACTAAAACAACTGATACTTTCTGGAAACGATTCTTCAAGGGCGTCGTCATCGCCCTCGGTTTTATTTTACCGGGCGTCTCAGGTGGGGTTCTCGCCGCCATTCTCGGTATTTACGAGCGACTGTTGGGCTTTATGGCCCACTTCCGTCGTAACTTTAAACGGGACTTCTGGTACTTTGTCCCCGTCGGATTAGGAGGCATCGTCGGGATTGCCCTGCTTTCCGCCCCGCTGGAATACTTACTTGCACACGCTCAGGTGATCGTTCTCTGGGGGTTCGCAGGGGCCATCATCGGGACCTTACCAGCCCTGATGAAAACTGCAACTAGTCGGGCGCCACGTGACTGGCTCGACGGAGTTTGGTTCTTCGGGACCTTCATTATTAGTGCCGGCCTACTTTACTTTATGAGTGAGCTGTTTGGGACCTTGCCCGCTAACTTTGGTGGTTTCATCGTTGCGGGAGCGCTGATTGCCTTGGGCGTCTTAGTGCCGGGACTGAGTCCTTCCAACTTGCTACTTATTTTAGGCCTTTTCACACCCATGCTGACGGGCTTTAAAAGACTAGATATCGTAGGCGTCTACTTACCGATCGCCATCGGTGGCATCCTGGCGATGGCGTTGTTCTCGAAGTTGATGGATCACCTATTAGTGAAGTTTCATTCCCGAGTCTACCATTTCATATTAGGTATTGTTCTGGCTAGTACCATGCTGATATTGATTCCGAATCCATATGCGGCTGAGAGTATCTCATATGCGCATGCCACACTCAGTACCTACCTATTCAGCGCCATAGCTCTTGCTGTGGGAATCGCGCTGGGGTACTGGATGAGTGCTTTAGAAAGTAAATATAAATAG
- a CDS encoding L-lactate permease yields MIFIASAAIILPLILLGGLNLSATRGMTISALVVIITGYFFWQISPTVLTASILQAIHKALPILWILFGALLMLNCLRATGAIDRINQGFQSLSADMRLQTVLVAFLFGGLIEGVSGFGTPAMVTAPLLIALGFSPMAAVILALVADSTPAAFGAVGTPLTVGLSNVTEKASVLNLIGLRITQLDLFVGALMPAVLILILIMWFGPKAHRLKSWLSVLPWALVIGFVYSLLALLSAWLVGYEFVSIIAPLGTLVIAIITIRLHWLLPKSSQLTPWRTNGMAAQTPAPSPMNLMTAWFPYLLVVVLLLASRVVTPIKQVLTRYANLSWSHILGYSQINSDWELLYSPGTILAVAAIIGLLVQARSLKPLLPTAHSVIRSMGNTAIALGVTLIMVQVFTNSGLNQANLPSMPMYIAKFIATYLAGVWVIMAPFLGQLGAFVTGSTTVSTLTFAQIQADIAANASLKPTIILAAQLVGAAAGNMVCVHNIVAVSSVVGLSGQEGAILRKTLLPGLGYALLIGVAGWLLLRLVA; encoded by the coding sequence ATGATTTTTATTGCAAGTGCTGCAATCATCCTGCCACTGATTCTTCTCGGGGGACTGAATTTATCCGCGACCCGCGGAATGACCATTAGCGCTCTGGTGGTGATTATTACCGGCTACTTTTTCTGGCAGATTAGTCCAACGGTCCTCACCGCCTCAATTTTACAGGCGATTCATAAAGCCCTCCCCATCTTATGGATCTTATTTGGCGCCTTACTCATGCTCAACTGTTTGCGTGCCACTGGTGCAATCGACCGGATTAACCAGGGCTTTCAAAGTTTGTCTGCTGACATGCGGCTACAAACCGTTTTGGTAGCCTTCCTATTTGGGGGCTTGATTGAAGGTGTCTCGGGCTTCGGGACCCCAGCGATGGTCACTGCACCATTACTAATTGCACTCGGCTTTTCACCCATGGCGGCCGTTATCTTGGCCTTAGTGGCTGACTCGACCCCCGCAGCGTTCGGCGCCGTTGGAACACCATTGACCGTGGGACTGAGTAATGTGACCGAAAAAGCATCCGTCTTGAACTTGATTGGCCTGCGCATCACGCAACTCGATTTATTCGTTGGTGCGCTAATGCCAGCGGTGCTCATTTTAATTCTCATCATGTGGTTTGGCCCTAAGGCACACCGCTTGAAAAGCTGGCTTTCCGTCTTACCTTGGGCGTTAGTGATCGGTTTCGTTTACAGTCTACTGGCACTCCTCAGTGCTTGGCTAGTGGGTTATGAATTTGTTTCAATCATCGCACCGCTGGGAACGCTGGTTATTGCCATCATCACGATCCGATTGCACTGGTTGTTACCAAAGTCGAGCCAGTTGACGCCATGGCGGACGAACGGGATGGCAGCCCAGACGCCTGCGCCTAGTCCGATGAACCTGATGACCGCTTGGTTTCCTTACCTGCTGGTCGTTGTGCTATTACTCGCTAGTCGGGTCGTGACACCGATCAAGCAGGTTTTGACCCGTTATGCTAACTTATCGTGGTCCCACATTCTAGGTTATAGTCAAATCAACTCTGATTGGGAACTCCTCTATTCGCCAGGGACAATCTTGGCGGTAGCGGCCATCATTGGGTTACTAGTACAAGCCCGTTCATTAAAACCCTTACTACCAACTGCCCATTCGGTCATCCGTTCGATGGGCAACACCGCAATTGCCCTCGGTGTTACCCTGATCATGGTTCAAGTCTTCACTAATTCTGGCTTGAATCAGGCCAACCTACCTAGCATGCCAATGTATATCGCCAAGTTTATCGCGACCTATCTAGCTGGTGTTTGGGTCATCATGGCACCATTCCTAGGCCAATTAGGGGCGTTCGTAACTGGTAGTACCACGGTCTCGACACTGACTTTTGCGCAAATTCAAGCTGATATTGCGGCCAATGCGAGTTTGAAGCCCACGATTATCTTGGCAGCCCAGCTCGTCGGTGCGGCAGCCGGCAATATGGTCTGTGTCCATAATATCGTTGCTGTCAGCTCAGTCGTTGGCCTGAGTGGTCAAGAAGGCGCCATCTTACGTAAAACACTACTACCAGGTCTGGGTTACGCCCTGTTAATTGGCGTTGCCGGGTGGCTACTATTACGTCTAGTAGCTTAA
- a CDS encoding RNA-binding protein: protein MNHNYVEVKYPAIFRDEGTYWDVRFPDVPAAQTFGASVQVAADNAANALAIALFEQSLPPASDPQYWRLASTEFVVWITMADVQFGPGADTPEPMN from the coding sequence TTGAATCACAATTATGTGGAAGTTAAGTATCCAGCCATTTTTCGTGATGAAGGCACCTACTGGGATGTCCGTTTTCCAGACGTTCCTGCCGCCCAGACCTTTGGGGCGAGTGTCCAAGTTGCTGCGGACAATGCGGCGAACGCGTTGGCTATTGCGCTCTTTGAACAATCACTCCCGCCGGCGTCGGATCCGCAGTACTGGCGGTTGGCTTCAACGGAATTTGTTGTTTGGATCACGATGGCGGATGTCCAGTTTGGTCCGGGCGCTGATACACCGGAACCAATGAACTAA
- a CDS encoding DUF4931 domain-containing protein, whose amino-acid sequence MPNQPLIFDTAIAKDKPENIRHPHNACPFCDPGQLTDIIAQDADRIWLLNKFPTLQATWQTIVIEAARHDGDIATYSSAQNRAVFAFALKHWQATIASGRFKSVLCYKSFGPHSGGSLRHPHMQIVGLMAADGYANVTAANLTGYSVLAVDQVQVTVSDRPIMGFVEINVAAPATAIAPLADAVQQVVQYTLNTYFHGQCDSYNLFFYPRDDQIVAKVVPLFNVSPYYIGYRLAQADTPKRMRAIAEEIRQQFERSNLAHSN is encoded by the coding sequence TTGCCAAACCAGCCACTAATCTTTGATACGGCCATTGCGAAGGATAAGCCAGAAAATATCCGGCACCCGCACAATGCCTGTCCTTTTTGCGATCCGGGCCAGTTGACTGATATTATCGCGCAAGATGCAGATCGTATCTGGCTGTTGAATAAATTTCCGACCTTGCAAGCTACCTGGCAAACGATCGTGATCGAGGCGGCCCGCCATGATGGCGATATTGCTACTTACTCATCCGCACAAAACCGCGCTGTCTTCGCGTTTGCTCTGAAGCACTGGCAAGCCACAATTGCGAGTGGTCGGTTCAAATCGGTGTTGTGCTATAAAAGTTTTGGCCCACACTCGGGTGGAAGTTTACGGCATCCACACATGCAAATCGTTGGTTTAATGGCCGCCGATGGTTACGCTAACGTGACAGCAGCCAATTTGACTGGGTATTCAGTGTTGGCGGTCGATCAGGTCCAAGTGACTGTTTCTGATCGGCCTATCATGGGATTTGTCGAAATCAACGTTGCTGCTCCAGCTACCGCGATTGCACCGTTAGCCGATGCTGTGCAACAGGTCGTCCAGTATACGCTAAATACGTATTTTCATGGGCAGTGTGATAGTTATAACCTATTTTTCTATCCGCGGGATGACCAGATTGTTGCCAAAGTGGTCCCACTATTTAATGTCTCACCATACTATATCGGCTATCGGCTGGCACAAGCAGATACGCCAAAGCGAATGCGCGCCATCGCTGAGGAAATTCGGCAACAGTTTGAACGATCGAATCTGGCTCACTCAAACTAG
- a CDS encoding MFS transporter translates to MLSPLTRRNLTLSYGYAACAFFGINTLWVIFLQQQGLSLVEIGLCESVFHLTSFLSEVPSGVIADRFGYRPVLIISRLMAIGHALIMLTAHSLGWLLLAFILQAWAYNLQSGTIEAAQYDSLVNTQATQHYPRVTTILNTTIEVADTLGVVLAGWLMPQHLSVTYWVYLAAALIAILAISGLHVPQRQLTKTHSTQPSLRTILRAAAHLLVTQRRLRLLMIFDALFSALGTTYYYYFQTVMTAQHFSGRLITTILIASMALNIVAIQLTPWLQRHQTQHQLLYGLCLSMIMALLSAFSHAIGLLVLIYLVINSLMALIEPLFSNYYNQLIPNGQRATLLSVASMVFSLAMISAFPLIGWLIQRVGFAVTFGSCGLLTLIALLSLYGYARRRAVQH, encoded by the coding sequence ATGTTATCACCACTTACCCGTCGTAACCTAACCCTCAGTTATGGTTATGCGGCCTGTGCTTTTTTTGGTATCAACACCCTCTGGGTGATCTTTTTACAGCAACAAGGCCTATCACTCGTTGAGATAGGGCTATGCGAAAGTGTTTTTCATCTGACTAGTTTTCTCTCGGAAGTTCCCTCCGGCGTTATCGCCGACCGCTTTGGTTATCGGCCTGTCCTGATCATTAGCCGCCTGATGGCTATCGGACACGCCCTCATCATGTTGACGGCTCACAGTCTCGGCTGGTTGCTCCTAGCATTCATCCTACAAGCCTGGGCGTATAATCTCCAGTCTGGTACGATTGAAGCGGCACAATATGACAGTCTCGTCAATACTCAGGCCACGCAACATTATCCACGCGTCACGACGATTCTCAACACGACAATCGAAGTGGCCGATACGTTGGGTGTCGTGTTGGCTGGCTGGTTAATGCCCCAGCATCTTTCAGTGACGTACTGGGTCTATTTAGCGGCAGCTCTCATTGCCATTCTGGCAATCAGTGGGCTGCACGTTCCCCAGCGCCAGTTGACCAAGACTCATTCAACACAACCGTCGTTACGAACGATCCTTCGTGCTGCCGCGCATCTGTTAGTGACCCAACGTCGTTTACGGCTTTTAATGATCTTTGACGCGCTCTTTTCGGCACTCGGAACAACTTATTACTATTACTTTCAAACAGTGATGACTGCTCAGCACTTTAGTGGGAGACTAATCACGACGATCCTCATTGCGAGTATGGCCCTCAATATTGTGGCGATCCAACTGACACCTTGGCTACAGCGACATCAAACCCAACATCAGTTACTTTACGGGCTCTGCCTAAGCATGATTATGGCCCTACTTAGCGCATTTAGTCACGCCATCGGTCTACTGGTCCTCATCTATTTAGTCATCAATAGTTTGATGGCACTGATTGAGCCACTGTTTTCCAACTACTACAATCAGCTGATTCCAAACGGGCAACGGGCCACCCTACTGAGCGTTGCCAGCATGGTCTTTAGTTTAGCGATGATCAGCGCTTTTCCTCTGATTGGCTGGTTAATTCAACGGGTGGGGTTTGCCGTTACTTTCGGTAGCTGTGGCCTGCTGACATTGATCGCCTTGCTGAGTCTTTACGGCTATGCCCGGCGAAGGGCCGTCCAGCATTGA
- a CDS encoding GNAT family N-acetyltransferase, translating into MKIIFSASPANRAAAYALRQAVFVEERGISADVEFDVKDTEQREYAVLYLQPDLPITTLRLEPQADHVMRFGRVCTRKAYRGHGWGRQLLTAAEEWATQRGFTHGEIHGELTAQRFYELCGYRVTAGPYDEDGAPVVIMHKQLL; encoded by the coding sequence ATGAAAATTATTTTTTCAGCATCACCAGCCAATCGGGCAGCGGCCTACGCGTTACGTCAGGCTGTATTTGTTGAAGAGCGTGGAATCAGTGCTGACGTTGAATTTGACGTCAAGGATACTGAACAGCGTGAATACGCTGTTCTATATTTACAGCCTGATTTACCAATTACAACGTTACGCTTAGAACCACAAGCTGACCACGTGATGCGATTTGGTCGAGTCTGCACTCGGAAGGCCTATCGCGGTCATGGTTGGGGTCGTCAATTATTGACAGCGGCTGAGGAGTGGGCCACGCAACGTGGTTTTACTCATGGCGAGATTCATGGTGAACTCACTGCCCAGCGCTTTTACGAACTGTGTGGTTATCGAGTTACGGCCGGCCCGTATGATGAAGATGGGGCCCCCGTTGTGATTATGCATAAGCAATTATTATGA
- a CDS encoding DegV family protein has protein sequence MKIAVVTDSTSYLTPQEVADNDIHVVPIPVIIDGKVYQEGVDIKTADFYANMKSFKSFPSTSQPPVGEMVAFYNRLGEQGYDAVISIHLASTISGFYNSLMNMRDMVDNIKLYPYDSQITVRLMGYLAIEAARMAKAGHSVEEILARLDDLRASMGEYFIVDDLQNLVRGGRLSNASAFIGSVLRIKPLLTFDDQNHEIVAFEKVRSTKKALARVEHLFAEAQSKVDYPLRAIIVQGNNLAAAEDWKQKLQQIYPDMPIDITYFGPVIGAHLGDKSLALAWLKDIDKAY, from the coding sequence ATGAAGATTGCTGTTGTTACTGACAGCACGAGCTATTTGACACCGCAAGAGGTCGCGGACAACGATATTCATGTCGTGCCGATTCCGGTTATTATAGATGGAAAAGTGTATCAAGAAGGTGTCGACATTAAAACGGCCGACTTTTACGCAAATATGAAATCATTTAAGTCGTTCCCAAGTACGTCCCAACCACCCGTGGGGGAAATGGTGGCATTCTATAACCGCTTGGGAGAACAAGGTTATGATGCAGTCATCAGTATTCATCTTGCTAGCACGATTTCCGGTTTTTATAATAGCTTGATGAACATGCGAGATATGGTCGATAATATCAAACTTTATCCGTATGACTCCCAGATTACGGTCCGTCTGATGGGCTATTTGGCAATTGAAGCCGCGCGGATGGCTAAAGCTGGTCACAGTGTTGAAGAAATCCTGGCACGCCTAGATGATCTGCGGGCCTCGATGGGCGAATACTTTATCGTGGATGATTTGCAAAATCTGGTCCGGGGTGGTCGGTTATCGAATGCGTCAGCCTTCATTGGAAGCGTGTTACGGATCAAGCCACTGTTGACTTTTGATGATCAGAACCATGAAATCGTCGCCTTTGAGAAAGTTCGCTCAACTAAGAAAGCTTTAGCGCGAGTTGAGCACCTCTTTGCTGAAGCACAGTCAAAAGTCGACTATCCGCTGCGAGCAATTATCGTTCAGGGGAATAATTTGGCTGCCGCTGAAGATTGGAAACAAAAGTTACAACAAATTTATCCAGACATGCCGATCGATATCACGTACTTTGGTCCAGTGATTGGGGCCCATTTAGGTGACAAGTCATTAGCGTTAGCCTGGTTGAAGGACATTGATAAGGCCTACTAA
- a CDS encoding DUF960 domain-containing protein — MFDQDEERFATLGLAAKLPSAVIDGIWDIIDQNLKGVVRLPRVLQFALIARNGQVTVAFDAQHDAIMEFDLPVNYQREFPETVAVLDDGQYQTMMLMDELSV; from the coding sequence ATGTTTGATCAAGATGAAGAACGGTTTGCAACGCTAGGGTTAGCCGCCAAGCTACCGAGCGCGGTGATTGATGGCATTTGGGATATTATTGATCAAAATCTAAAGGGAGTCGTTCGCCTGCCACGGGTCCTGCAATTTGCCCTGATCGCACGTAATGGGCAAGTCACCGTGGCCTTTGATGCGCAGCACGATGCCATCATGGAATTCGATTTACCAGTCAATTACCAACGGGAGTTTCCCGAGACGGTGGCAGTCTTAGACGATGGTCAGTATCAGACCATGATGTTGATGGACGAACTCTCCGTCTGA
- a CDS encoding MarR family winged helix-turn-helix transcriptional regulator encodes MKSSLTALAETAKLQTAMLKKITKAQGITVAEWQLLIQLAAGANTQEKLATAMQLDTSTLSRQLASLVKKERLSKEAIGRDRRQLVYTVTPAGTAALTKINADYQQFEAEVFDKWPQDEQNLLRILLNRLNKSVSRILEP; translated from the coding sequence ATGAAGTCAAGTTTAACGGCCTTAGCGGAAACCGCTAAGTTGCAAACTGCCATGTTGAAAAAAATTACTAAGGCCCAAGGAATCACCGTTGCGGAATGGCAACTACTGATCCAATTGGCGGCGGGGGCCAATACGCAAGAAAAATTGGCGACAGCTATGCAGCTTGATACATCTACATTAAGTCGGCAACTGGCTAGCCTAGTCAAGAAAGAACGTTTGAGTAAGGAAGCGATTGGTCGTGACCGCCGCCAACTCGTTTACACGGTCACGCCGGCAGGAACAGCGGCATTGACCAAGATTAATGCGGATTATCAACAGTTTGAAGCAGAAGTTTTTGACAAATGGCCACAAGATGAACAAAACCTTCTCCGGATTCTGCTCAATCGGTTAAACAAGTCAGTTAGCCGAATTCTCGAGCCATGA
- a CDS encoding amino acid permease: MENQQLARKLKRRHVQMIALGGAIGTGLFLGSGSAIKQAGPSILLAYAIGGFFCYLMMRALGELLLSDTRLHSFLEFINRYLGKRFEFAIGWTYWLCWISLAMADLTASGIYIRYWFPWIPQWVTPLIIILILLVFNMLSVSAFGELEYWFSMIKVVAIIALIVTGAILIGSSAHVGGQTVSVTNLVSHGGFFPTGVQGFLMSFSLVIFAFTGIEMVGITAGEAENPEKELPRAINSLPIRISFFYVGALFVIMAIYPWNQITTSQSPFVQVFSDVGIKAAASIINFVVLTAALSACNSAIFSTSRTLFTLAHGDNAPKWMGKVNRYNVPARSLLFSSLILLVIVALNYVIPSTVFTLISNVATTNFIIVWCALLVCHYVYKRTTDSTHNPFKLPLFPVSNIATLAFFIAVTVVLCFDQVNRWAVIGSVVWFVILLVIERSMHRTV; the protein is encoded by the coding sequence ATGGAAAATCAGCAACTTGCCCGTAAACTAAAACGCCGTCACGTGCAGATGATTGCGCTTGGTGGCGCGATTGGAACCGGGCTCTTTTTAGGCTCCGGTTCAGCAATCAAACAGGCGGGGCCGTCGATCTTGTTGGCTTATGCCATTGGCGGTTTCTTCTGTTACTTGATGATGCGAGCACTGGGCGAGCTATTATTGTCGGATACGCGTTTACATTCGTTTCTAGAATTCATTAATCGATATTTAGGTAAACGTTTCGAGTTTGCCATTGGGTGGACCTATTGGCTCTGCTGGATCAGTTTAGCTATGGCTGACTTGACTGCGAGTGGTATCTACATTCGTTACTGGTTTCCGTGGATCCCGCAGTGGGTGACACCCTTAATAATTATTTTGATTTTATTAGTATTCAATATGCTCTCCGTCAGTGCGTTTGGCGAATTAGAATATTGGTTTTCAATGATTAAAGTGGTGGCTATCATTGCTTTGATCGTGACGGGGGCTATCTTGATTGGTTCATCGGCCCATGTCGGTGGGCAAACGGTCTCGGTGACAAATTTGGTCAGTCACGGGGGCTTCTTCCCAACAGGCGTCCAGGGCTTCTTGATGTCGTTTTCGCTCGTTATCTTTGCGTTTACGGGCATCGAAATGGTCGGAATTACAGCTGGGGAAGCCGAAAACCCAGAAAAAGAATTACCACGGGCCATCAATAGCTTACCCATTCGAATCTCATTCTTCTACGTGGGCGCTTTGTTCGTGATCATGGCAATTTATCCTTGGAATCAGATCACGACCAGTCAGTCACCCTTTGTGCAAGTTTTCAGCGACGTTGGGATCAAAGCCGCGGCCAGCATTATCAACTTCGTGGTTCTGACCGCGGCGCTCTCGGCTTGTAATAGTGCCATCTTCAGTACGAGTCGAACACTATTTACACTTGCGCACGGTGACAACGCGCCGAAATGGATGGGAAAGGTCAATCGTTACAACGTTCCCGCCCGCTCATTGTTATTCTCATCATTGATCTTACTGGTGATCGTGGCGTTGAATTACGTGATTCCAAGTACCGTCTTCACGTTGATCTCTAACGTGGCAACAACCAACTTCATCATTGTTTGGTGTGCCTTGTTGGTGTGCCATTACGTTTACAAACGAACCACTGACAGTACGCATAATCCGTTTAAGCTGCCCCTGTTCCCTGTTTCCAACATCGCGACCTTGGCCTTCTTTATCGCGGTGACGGTCGTCTTGTGCTTTGATCAAGTCAACCGTTGGGCAGTCATCGGTTCAGTCGTTTGGTTCGTCATTTTATTAGTCATCGAACGAAGTATGCATCGCACCGTTTAA
- a CDS encoding lipoprotein → MNYRNLLVLPLAVLLVGCSSPTHQDSKSTSQTTTSAKATVSSTQKKAKATSSTSSRPQTAATRSSRTARERAASAANKSVTQPTATTRLAALNQQLTKTLGKQALVPQVDGLTSGSSKLNMRYSGDAANYTINYSVGQQAQPFNAAAVVDETAYATVTKTTYATTNAAAQQVGYRDNKSTAGLPTVDLGHQITAHIDAGAGQRYIMWNEGRWSLTVHANMMHEDAGVALAKQAVATFEQVYLPAPQSVGAITFDAISSGSGPLDQVIQWQAGKVVYQVKAQEMATAIKMAASMQ, encoded by the coding sequence ATGAATTATCGCAACTTGCTCGTATTACCACTTGCCGTCTTGTTGGTCGGCTGTTCATCACCAACACACCAGGATTCCAAGTCAACTAGTCAGACGACCACGAGTGCCAAGGCAACGGTTAGCAGCACCCAAAAGAAGGCTAAGGCTACCAGTAGTACTAGTAGTCGGCCTCAAACCGCAGCCACGCGCTCGTCTAGAACAGCGCGTGAGCGGGCCGCCAGCGCCGCTAACAAGTCGGTCACCCAGCCCACGGCTACGACCCGGCTGGCAGCATTGAATCAACAATTGACTAAGACGTTGGGAAAGCAGGCGCTCGTTCCACAAGTCGATGGGTTAACTAGTGGCAGTTCGAAGTTGAACATGCGCTATTCAGGTGACGCAGCCAATTACACCATCAATTATAGTGTGGGACAACAGGCCCAGCCATTCAACGCGGCGGCCGTGGTGGATGAAACGGCTTATGCGACTGTCACTAAGACGACCTATGCGACAACTAATGCCGCGGCCCAGCAGGTGGGTTATCGTGATAATAAATCCACAGCAGGGCTGCCAACCGTCGATCTCGGTCATCAAATCACCGCGCATATCGACGCGGGTGCTGGTCAACGATATATCATGTGGAATGAGGGCCGCTGGTCGTTGACCGTGCATGCGAACATGATGCACGAAGATGCGGGCGTCGCGTTAGCTAAACAGGCCGTCGCTACTTTCGAGCAGGTCTACTTACCAGCACCACAGTCGGTCGGCGCCATCACTTTTGACGCGATTTCGTCAGGCTCTGGACCTTTAGACCAAGTTATCCAATGGCAAGCTGGTAAAGTGGTTTATCAAGTCAAGGCTCAAGAGATGGCAACGGCTATCAAAATGGCTGCCAGTATGCAATAA
- a CDS encoding DUF1003 domain-containing protein: MAKTAACIVDQQRYQVVDGMRLEELETSLRQMILKDFPQAHNSSFICSEHLVHYRLAKMDAMIENDYQQNDKVNAQLSKILANHTYRVVDVNSELESSLTFGQRVADGVARFGGSWAFIISFVVVMLVWMLLNVLPIFSHHFDPYPFILLNLFLSMVAAIQAPLIMMSQNRAAEYDRLQAANDFKVNSMSEEEIRVLHSKVDHLIQQDEPNMLEIQKMQTQMLGEIQAQVNELRRLQPRRRRNQS; encoded by the coding sequence ATGGCGAAAACAGCAGCGTGCATTGTCGATCAACAACGTTACCAAGTTGTGGACGGTATGCGATTAGAAGAATTGGAAACTAGTTTGCGGCAAATGATTTTAAAAGATTTTCCGCAGGCCCATAATAGCAGTTTCATTTGTAGTGAGCATCTCGTACATTATCGCTTAGCAAAGATGGATGCGATGATCGAGAACGATTATCAACAAAATGATAAGGTCAATGCGCAATTATCTAAGATTCTCGCTAACCACACGTATCGGGTCGTCGATGTTAATAGCGAGCTGGAAAGTTCATTGACATTTGGTCAACGGGTCGCGGATGGGGTCGCACGGTTCGGGGGGAGCTGGGCGTTTATCATTTCGTTTGTCGTGGTGATGCTCGTGTGGATGTTGCTCAACGTCTTACCAATTTTTAGCCATCATTTTGACCCTTATCCCTTTATTTTATTAAATTTATTTTTAAGCATGGTCGCAGCAATCCAGGCACCATTGATCATGATGAGTCAGAATCGGGCAGCTGAGTATGATCGGCTACAAGCGGCCAATGATTTTAAAGTGAACTCGATGTCTGAAGAGGAGATTCGGGTCCTGCACTCGAAAGTCGATCATTTAATTCAACAAGATGAACCAAACATGCTTGAAATCCAGAAAATGCAAACACAAATGTTAGGTGAGATTCAAGCACAAGTCAATGAATTACGACGATTGCAACCGCGGCGACGTCGCAATCAAAGTTAA